The nucleotide sequence CGCGACGTTCTTCCCGCCGCTCCGCCGGATAAAGCGTGGTCGCGTCCGCCCACGCCGACGCATCGAACCCGGCATCGAGCCAACCCTGCGGCAATTCGGTATCCACCCGCTCTTCAAAATAGCCGTGATAGCCTTCGAAACGCGTGCCATCATTCTGAAACCGATAAGCTTGGTCGATTGCCACGCGCCAACCTCCCCGTCCGGTGTCGAGCACCTCATCGGCGCCCGCCCCCGCCACGGTGCCTTGGAGTAAAAATCCCCCGGCATAGGTCATCACGGAACACGGTGCGCCCAACGCCGTGGGCCGATGGGCCACGCTGGACATGTCCCAAACCAACGCCGCGATCACGTTGCGACCCGTCCGCAAAAACGGACCAATGTCGTAGGAATCATAAAAATGGTGATGAATATCGCCCTTCGCGGGTCCCCGACCCACAAACGCACCGTTGCAATAAAGCACGTAACGGCTGTCCGCACTCACGTGAATCACCCCGTGCGCGTCGGCGGCATCAGCTAGCTCCCACTCCCGGCGAAACCGGCGCACCTTGTAATGCGAAGGCGATTCCGCGCCGACGGGCGATTCGGCATGAGTGCCTTCCGCCGACCATATCCAGGAGGCACCTTGCTTGAACGGTAACGGGGCGGAACGAGAATCAGACACGGGAAAATAAGTTGGAGAAACAGCCTGGCCGGGGCACAGACCGCGAGAGGTAGAACGAACGAAACGGGGGAATGAAATGACGGACTTCGCGCCCGAGCAGCCGGACTCAAGCGCAAAGCAAAGAGGTGGCATACGTCTGCAATTCAGGCAATACTTTCATGTTTTTTCATTCATTTCTCATGAATTGAAATTTCACGACCGTCTTCATGGATCGTTCAATTCATTTTTAGCCTCTCATTTATAAGGCCTTATGAATTTTATCCCAGATCCACACTGCGTCCCCATTGGAGCACCCAGCCCATGCAATTTGCGAACTTTCATGGTTTTCGCGCACTCATCCCGCAAGCACAGTGGTCGCTGATTATTGGGCAAAAAAGCGATCGCCACGCCCACCGAAACAAACGTCGCGAATCAATCCCACCGGTCTGGTTTCACTCGTAAAACGTCCCGCGGAGACTGCTCGGACCGGCTGCGCCGCCGGATCACGACCGAGCGCTCCCGCGAGTTAGCCCCGTGTGACGCCCATTTTCAGGAATTGTTCAAAACGTAGCCTGAAAACTACTTGACTTTACGGCATATTTTTCATCTTTTTTAAATGAAATTTCATTTCACACCCCACGATGCTTCTCACTGATATTGCCAAGCAGGCCTCCGTTTCGCCCTCCACTGTTTCCCGGGCGATCAACCAACCCGATATCGTAGCCCCGGAAAGTTTGGCGCGGATTCGAGCGGTCATGAAAAAGCATGACTACACGCCCGCCCCGGTCAGTCGGCGGCGTGGACCGAAAACCAAAAAGCCGTCCATCCTCAATCTCGGCGTGTGGTTTGTCGGCGCCAAAGCGGACAACCCCAGCCTCAATTGGTTTCAGGAGCGCATGTCGGCCATCCAAGAGGTGAATCCGGTGAGTCGGGTGGACTTGAACATGTTGTTCTCCAACTCGCCCGCCGAACTGCCGCGCGCCCTGGCTGACAGCAAACTCGACGGCGTGATCATTCAAGGCATGGCTCCCTCCCCCGAGGTCATGGCCAAGCTCGCCCACATTCCCTGCGTCTGGTTCATGACCCGCCGTTCGGACGACTTTCCCGGCGACTACGTTGAACCGAACAACGAAGAAAACGGTCGCATGGCCGCCGATTATCTCGCGCAGCGCGGGCACAAGACCGTCGCCGTGCTTACGACCGATCCCAGCTACAGCGCCAACGTTCGCCGGGTGCGCGCCTTTTTGGAACGCGCCCAGGAGCTCGGCCTCAAAGCCACCAGCGTCCTCGGCGAAGATGAGCCCGGGGTCAGCTACTTGGAGATCGCGCCTTTGAACAGCGAAACCGAATCGCTCGTGAATCGCTTGGTCGCCCTCAAACCCCGACCCACCGGACTTTATCTGCCGGTCGATCACGTGGCGGGGGCATTTTTCCGTGCCCTGCGTAGTGCCGGCCTTCAGCCCCGCAAGGATTTCGATGCCATCCTGGGGAATTTGAACCCCGTGATTTACAACAATCTCGAGCATCACCCCGCCGCGATCGACATCAACCTTTCGACCTTGGTCCGCAAGGTCATCGATCACCTCGTCTGGCGCATCGAAAACCCCGACGCCACCGGCCGTATCGGCCTGTCCGTCTCCCCCACTCTCCGTCCCGCTTACGAGCAGGACTGACGAACCATTCGCCGACTATACGTCGTTTCTTCAACCCCCAACACTTTGCTATGACCCGGGTGCCTCGCCCGTCCGACTTAGCTTCCCCAAACCCAAACTAAAACACCAAGACAATGAATAGAAACTGCACTAAGCCATGGCGACTCCTGCCATGCCTAGCGATCTCCGCCGGAGGTCTGTTTGCGCAGGTGGCTTCCCAGGAAGATATCGACGACGAAAACGTCGTCGTTCTCTCCCCGTTTGAAGTCACCGGCGACTCCGACGTCGGTTATCAATCCACCTCGACGCTCGCCGGCACCCGCCTGCGCACCGAGATGCGTGATATCGGCTCCTCGATCTCCATCGTGAACGAAGAATTCCTTCGCGATACCGGATCCAACAATCTCGAAGATGTGCTCATCTTCACCCCGAACACCGAAATCGGTGGTCTCGGCGGTAACCACTCCGGCTCCCAAGGTGCCAACCCGATTCCTGAGCAACAACGCGATGACCCCAGTGGTGGTCTGACCCGCGTGCGTGGTCTCGCCAGCGCTGACCTCACCCGCGACTACTTCATCACCAACATCCCGTTTGATACCTTCAATACCGACCGTATTGAGGTGCAACGTGGCGCCAACTCGGCCCTCTACGGTCTCGGCAGCCCCGGTGGTATCGTCAACGCTTCGACCATCAAGGCCGACTTCCTCGGCAACCGTGGTCGCGTGCGTTTCGAGACCGACCAATACGGCACGGCTCGCTACTCGCTGCGTCACAATCAAATGATTGGTGATCATCTCGCGGTTCGCGTTGCGGCGCTTTCCGAAGACAAAGGCTACGAGCAGAAGCAGGCGTTCCTCAAAGACAACCGCTTGTTTGTCGCTG is from Synoicihabitans lomoniglobus and encodes:
- a CDS encoding LacI family DNA-binding transcriptional regulator, with translation MLLTDIAKQASVSPSTVSRAINQPDIVAPESLARIRAVMKKHDYTPAPVSRRRGPKTKKPSILNLGVWFVGAKADNPSLNWFQERMSAIQEVNPVSRVDLNMLFSNSPAELPRALADSKLDGVIIQGMAPSPEVMAKLAHIPCVWFMTRRSDDFPGDYVEPNNEENGRMAADYLAQRGHKTVAVLTTDPSYSANVRRVRAFLERAQELGLKATSVLGEDEPGVSYLEIAPLNSETESLVNRLVALKPRPTGLYLPVDHVAGAFFRALRSAGLQPRKDFDAILGNLNPVIYNNLEHHPAAIDINLSTLVRKVIDHLVWRIENPDATGRIGLSVSPTLRPAYEQD